A window of the Hevea brasiliensis isolate MT/VB/25A 57/8 chromosome 6, ASM3005281v1, whole genome shotgun sequence genome harbors these coding sequences:
- the LOC110660522 gene encoding uncharacterized protein LOC110660522 produces MANGTEAKDMLVAKVRPGLKREFEFAFRAHSEISGSLGRTRARRPEAGDSPVNGIAERSINKKRLKANGSKEAKKVEKVRDLGEKMVGGGDAVEAMREEEAKSDVVELGSGDEEAKVGLIESVPLSRGKINGGVVGLVQEKDNGVSSMCVEETVKSNEPEIAVMNEDLQGDYNRNDECEEKTSDSLPNSMNNEGLVKGNYLDEVMMDGGSKEGDRNDQCEEGTRGSVPVLMDEDSKNELGKVTVNTISGSNSDSEVKGDGNNVSEEGTSRAPVIPINKSSPILVNDSNSEPQEKPLRRFTRSLLKPKKETVKESTAKDGVGGNDAKAISSIDDAGSSSVANSHPLLKTVKNDASKKFPSKLKDLLDSGILEGSKVKYMRGYKARAPGETGLRGVIKGSGILCFCSACGGNEVVTPSLFELHAGSANKRPPEYIYLENGNTLRDVMNACKDASLETVDEAIRLSIGCSSLQKSAFCLNCRGSIAGVDAGKSMVLCSQCMGLRDSQASLSGTTDSDKGTPKPLPVPKSSDSVSKCTSSRSKSQGRLTTKDLRMHKLVFEEDVLPDGTEVAYYSRGQKLLVGYKKGFGIFCSCCNAEVSPSQFEAHAGWASRRKPYLHIYTSNGVSLHELAISLSKTRKFSAHENDDLCQICRDGGNLLCCDICPRAYHKECLSLPAIPDGKWYCKFCLNTFQKEKFVERNANAIAAGRVAGIDPIEQITRRCIRIVKTLESEFGGCVLCRGHDFDKSFGPRTVLLCDQCEKEFHVGCLKDHNMEDLKELPKGNWFCCTDCNRIHSALEKLVVRGEEKLPDSCLNAIKKKHEENILETGDSIDVRWRLLNGKIDPSGDTEALLSEALSIFQEQFDPILVAGTSAKADCDLIPSMVFGDSVKGQELGGMYCAVLIVNQVVVSSAIIRFFGQELAELPLVATRSKVQGQGYFQALFTCIEKLLGFLNVKNLVLPAAEEAESIWTNKFGFSKLTQEEFMKFRKNYQMMVFQGTSMLQKPVPKCRIVGRSEGG; encoded by the exons ATGGCAAACGGAACGGAGGCTAAGGATATGCTGGTGGCGAAGGTCCGACCAGGTTTGAAACGCGAATTTGAGTTCGCGTTCAGGGCCCACTCAGAGATCTCTGGGTCTTTGGGTCGGACCCGGGCTAGGCGGCCTGAGGCTGGAGACTCCCCAGTGAATGGAATTGCAGAGAGATCTATTAATAAGAAGAGGTTGAAAGCCAATGGCTCAAAGGAGGccaaaaaagttgaaaaggtGAGGGATTTGGGGGAGAAAATGGTGGGTGGTGGAGATGCAGTGGAGGCGATGAGGGAAGAGGAGGCGAAAAGTGATGTGGTGGAATTGGGGAGTGGGGATGAGGAGGCAAAGGTTGGCTTGATTGAATCAGTTCCTCTTTCGAGAGGGAAAATAAATGGTGGGGTTGTGGGGCTTGTGCAAGAGAAAGATAATGGAGTGTCTTCAATGTGTGTAGAGGAGACAGTGAAGAGCAATGAGCCTGAAATCGCTGTAATGAATGAGGACTTGCAGGGAGATTATAATAGGAATGATGAATGTGAAGAAAAGACCAGTGATTCGTTGCCAAATTCCATGAATAATGAGGGTTTAGTGAAAGGAAATTATTTGGATGAGGTTATGATGGATGGAGGATCTAAGGAAGGTGACAGGAATGATCAATGTGAGGAAGGAACTAGGGGGTCAGTGCCAGTTTTAATGGACGAGGATTCAAAGAACGAGCTTGGGAAGGTGACAGTGAATACAATTTCGGGAAGCAACAGTGATTCTGAAGTGAAGGGTGACGGGAATAATGTATCTGAAGAGGGGACTAGCAGGGCACCTGTAATTCCTATTAATAAGTCATCGCCAATTTTGGTTAATGATAGTAATAGTGAGCCGCAGGAGAAGCCTCTTAGGAGGTTTACCAGGTCATTGCTGAAGCCAAAGAAAGAGACAGTGAAAGAATCCACTGCTAAAGATGGTGTGGGAGGGAATGATGCGAAAGCAATTTCAAGTATTGATGATGCAGGTAGTTCCTCGGTTGCCAATTCCCATCCACTGTTGAAGACGGTGAAGAATGATGCATCAAAGAAATTTCCATCGAAGTTGAAGGATCTTCTTGATTCGGGGATATTAGAGGGATCAAAGGTGAAGTATATGCGGGGCTATAAG GCGAGAGCTCCTGGAGAGACAGGGTTGCGCGGAGTTATCAAGGGATCGGGGATTCTCTGTTTTTGTAGCGCTTgtggaggaaatgaa GTTGTTACACCTTCTTTATTTGAGCTGCATGCTGGCAGTGCAAATAAACGTCCACCAGAGTATATTTACCTGGAGAATGGGAATACACTTCGTGATGTGATGAATGCATGCAAGGATGCATCATTGGAGACGGTGGATGAAGCTATTCGGCTTTCTATTGGTTGTTCATCTTTGCAGAAATCTGCTTTCTGTCTGAACTGCAGAG GGTCAATTGCTGGGGTTGATGCTGGAAAATCAATGGTATTATGTAGTCAATGCATGGGGTTGAGAGATTCTCAAGCGAGCTTATCAGGGACAACAGATTCAGACAAAGG AACTCCAAAACCACTTCCGGTTCCAAAGTCCTCTGACAGTGTGTCAAAGTGTACCTCGTCACGGAGCAAGAGTCAGGGGAGACTTACAACAAA GGATTTGCGGATGCATAAGTTGGTTTTCGAGGAAGATGTCTTGCCGGATGGAACTGAAGTTGCTTATTATTCTAGAGGACAG AAATTGCTGGTTGGATACAAGAAGGGTTTTGGCATATTTTGTTCTTGCTGCAATGCTGAG GTCAGCCCCTCCCAATTTGAAGCCCATGCTGGTTGGGCATCACGTCGAAAACC TTATCTGCACATTTACACATCTAATGGTGTGTCTCTTCATGAATTGGCAATATCACTATCCAAAACTCGGAAGTTCTCTGCCCATGAAAATGATGACCTGTGCCAAATTTGTCGAGATGGTGGGAATCTTTTGTGTTGTGATATATGTCCAAGGGCTTATCATAAAG AGTGTCTTTCTCTACCAGCAATTCCGGATGGTAAATGGTATTGCAAATTTTGCTTGAATACCTTCCAGAAAGAAAAGTTTGTGGAGCGTAATGCCAATGCAATAGCAGCAGGAAGAGTTGCAGGAATTGATCCAATAGAACAGATAACAAGGCGATGCATTCGTATTGTCAAGACACTAGAATCTGAATTTGGTGGATGTGTGTTATGCAG GGGCCATGATTTTGACAAGTCATTTGGTCCTCGAACTGTTCTACTTTGTGATCAG TGTGAGAAGGAGTTCCATGTCGGCTGTTTAAAGGATCACAACATGGAGGATCTAAAG GAGTTGCCCAAAGGGAATTGGTTCTGTTGCACAGACTGCAACAGAATTCATTCGGCTTTGGAGAAATTGGTTGTTCGTGGAGAAGAGAAGCTTCCTGATTCATGTTTAAATGCCATAAAAAAGAAGCATGAGGAAAACATTTTGGAGACTGGCGACAGCATTGATGTGAGATGGAGGCTTCTTAATGGAAAAATAGATCCTTCTGGTGATACTGAAGCATTACTATCTGAAGCCCTTTCTATTTTCCAG GAGCAATTTGATCCTATTCTTGTAGCTGGAACTTCTGCCAAAGCTGACTGTGACCTCATCCCATCAATGGTTTTTGG AGATAGTGTCAAAGGACAGGAACTGGGTGGCATGTATTGTGCTGTATTGATTGTCAA CCAAGTGGTGGTGTCATCTGCAATCATTAGGTTTTTTGGCCAGGAATTGGCAGAGCTTCCTTTAGTTGCAACTAGGAGCAAAGTCCAAGGACAG GgttattttcaggccttatttactTGTATTGAGAAGCTACTTGGGTTTCTCAATGTTAAGAATCTTGTACTTCCTGCAGCCGAAGAAGCTGAATCTATTTGGACAAATAAATTTGGTTTCAGCAAGTTAACCCAAGAAGAG TTTATGAAATTTAGGAAGAATTATCAAATGATGGTGTTTCAAGGGACATCAATGCTGCAGAAGCCAGTCCCCAAGTGCCGGATTGTTGGTCGATCGGAAGGTGGTTGA
- the LOC110660523 gene encoding cyclin-dependent kinases regulatory subunit 1 encodes MGQIQYSEKYFDDTYEYRHVVLPPEVAKLLPKNRLLSENEWRAIGVQQSRGWVHYAIHRPEPHIMLFRRPLNYQQQQENQA; translated from the exons ATGGGTCAGATCCAGTACTCCGAGAAGTATTTCGATGACACTTATGAGTACAG GCATGTGGTGCTCCCTCCTGAAGTGGCAAAGCTTCTTCCAAAGAATCGGCTTCTCTCTGAA aatgaATGGCGTGCTATTGGTGTTCAGCAGAGCCGTGGTTGGGTCCACTATGCAATTCATCGCCCTGAGCCACATATCATGCTCTTCAGGAGGCCCTTGAACTATCAGCAGCAGCAGGAGAATCAAGCTTAG
- the LOC110660524 gene encoding uncharacterized protein LOC110660524 — MTRKRNTIVATGLLAFAAAGLAFPFYMASSRSRPVIDSSKPLPPQATFRGPYINTGSRDIGPDSQTYPKK; from the exons ATGACCCGTAAGCGCAACACAATTGTTGCAACTGGTTTACTAGCTTTTGCTGCTGCTGGATTGGCATTTCCCTTTTACATGGC GTCATCTAGGAGTAGGCCAGTGATAGATTCATCAAAGCCACTGCCTCCACAAGCAACTTTCCGAGGGCCTTACATAAATACTGGTTCAAGAGACATTGGACCTGACTCTCAGACATACCCAAAGAAATGA
- the LOC110660525 gene encoding pheophorbide a oxygenase, chloroplastic — MALLVSASCMPKSLLSPTSLKQISLKAPAPLFTSEKLPTRSLNFSPLKVAAPPSPSVEKEEEEEDKEGDFRIDDESGEESSDSKFSWRDHWYPVSLVEDLDPCLPTPFQLLGRDLVLWFDKANQEWVAFDDKCPHRLAPLSEGRIDENGHLQCSYHGWSFDGCGSCTSIPQALPEGPEARAVKSPRACATRFPSMVSQGLLFVWPDENGWERAKATKPPMLPDDFDKPEFSAVTIQRDLFYGYDTLMENVSDPSHIDFAHHKVTGRRDRAKPLTFKLETIGPWGFAGANDGNPRISTKFVAPCYYMNKVEIDTKLPIVGDQKWTIWICSFNVPMAPGKTRSIVCSARNFFQFTMPGPAWWQVVPRWHEHWTSNKVYDGDMIVLQGQEKIFLSKSKEGSTDVNQDYTKLTFTPTQADRFVLAFRNWLRRHGNSQPEWFGFSNQQPLPSTVLSKRQMLDRFEQHTQQCSSCKRAYTAFQALEKFLIGATVFFSATAGIPSDLQFRVFLAGLAILSAGLAYILNQLERNFVYVDYVHAEIE, encoded by the exons ATGGCTCTACTTGTCTCTGCCTCTTGCATGCCCAAATCTTTACTATCACCAACATCACTAAAACAAATCTCCCTCAAAGCCCCAGCCCCTTTGTTTACTAGTGAAAAACTGCCAACGAGATCTCTGAACTTCTCTCCCCTTAAAGTGGCAGCACCCCCATCACCATCTGTTgagaaagaagaggaagaagaagataaagaagGGGACTTTAGAATTGATGATGAGAGTGGAGAAGAGAGTTCTGACTCTAAGTTCTCTTGGAGGGATCACTGGTACCCGGTTTCCTTGGTTGAGGATTTGGACCCTTGTTTGCCAACCCCATTTCAGCTTCTGGGTCGAGACTTAGTTCTTTGGTTTGATAAGGCCAATCAAGAATGGGTTGCTTTTGATGATAAGTGTCCCCACAGGCTCGCTCCTTTATCT GAAGGGCGGATTGATGAGAATGGGCATTTGCAATGTTCATACCATGGATGGTCATTTGATGGGTGTGGATCTTGCACAAGTATACCGCAGGCCTTGCCTGAGGGTCCTGAAGCTCGTGCAGTTAAGTCCCCCAGAGCTTGTGCTACCAGATTTCCTTCAATGGTGTCCCAAGGTCTTCTCTTTGTTTGGCCAGACGAAAATGGATGGGAAAGAGCTAAGGCAACCAAGCCTCCAAT gttACCGGATGACTTTGATAAACCTGAGTTCTCAGCAGTCACAATTCAGCGTGATTTGTTCTACGGCTATGATACACTCATGGAGAATGTCTCTGATCCTTCCCACATTGATTTTGCTCATCACAAG GTTACAGGAAGGAGAGATAGAGCCAAGCCTTTAACATTTAAGTTGGAAACTATTGGCCCTTGGGGCTTTGCTGGAGCTAATGATGGAAATCCACGTATCAGTACTAAGTTTGTTGCACCTTGTTACTACATGAATAA AGTAGAGATAGATACAAAACTTCCTATAGTCGGCGATCAGAAATGGACAATATGGATTTGTTCCTTCAATGTGCCAATGGCACCTGGAAAGACACGTTCTATTGTTTGTAGTGCTCGAAACTTCTTCCAATTCACAATGCCAGGGCCTGCCTGGTGGCAG GTGGTTCCAAGGTGGCACGAGCACTGGACCTCAAATAAGGTATATGATGGAGACATGATTGTTCTTCAGGGTCAGGAGAAGATCTTTCTTTCCAAATCAAAGGAAGGTTCCACTGATGTGAATCAAGATTACACAAAGCTCACATTCACACCCACTCAAGCAGATCGCTTTGTATTAGCATTTCGAAATTGGCTGAGGCGGCATGGCAACAGCCAACCTGAGTGGTTTGGCTTCAGTAATCAACAGCCTTTGCCTTCAACAGTCCTGTCCAAACGCCAG ATGTTGGATAGATTTGAGCAGCACACCCAGCAGTGCTCATCATGTAAAAGGGCTTATACAGCATTCCAGGCTTTAGAAAAATTTCTAATTGGAGCAACTGTTTTCTTCTCTGCAACAGCTGGGATTCCCTCAGATTTGCAGTTTAGAGTTTTCCTGGCTGGACTTGCAATTTTAAGTGCTGGTTTGGCTTACATCTTGAATCAACTTGAGAGAAACTTTGTATATGTTGATTACGTACATGCTGAAATTGAATGA
- the LOC110660527 gene encoding histone H2B translates to MAPKAEKKPAEKKPAEEKKAEKAPAEKKPRAEKKLPKDGGSAADKKKKRTKKSVETYKIYIFKVLKQVHPDIGISSKAMGIMNSFINDIFEKLAQESSRLARYNKKPTITSREIQTAVRLVLPGELAKHAVSEGTKAVTKFTSS, encoded by the coding sequence ATGGCACCAAAGGCAGAGAAGAAACCGGCGGAGAAGAAGCCAGCGGAAGAAAAGAAGGCTGAGAAGGCACCGGCGGAGAAGAAGCCGAGAGCAGAGAAGAAGTTGCCCAAGGATGGCGGCTCCGCTGCTGACAAGAAGAAGAAGCGTACAAAGAAGAGTGTGGAGACCTACAAAATCTACATCTTCAAGGTCTTGAAACAGGTTCACCCAGATATTGGGATCTCCAGCAAGGCTATGGGGATTATGAACAGCTTCATCAACGACATCTTTGAGAAGCTTGCTCAGGAATCCTCTCGGCTTGCTAGGTATAACAAGAAGCCCACCATTACTTCTAGGGAGATCCAGACTGCAGTGAGACTTGTTTTGCCAGGAGAGCTTGCTAAGCACGCCGTTTCGGAGGGTACTAAGGCGGTCACGAAGTTCACTAGCTCTTAG